The Mugil cephalus isolate CIBA_MC_2020 chromosome 19, CIBA_Mcephalus_1.1, whole genome shotgun sequence genome has a window encoding:
- the LOC124997154 gene encoding transmembrane protein 230-like gives MKATRSNMLTAGISTNKVKYSRLAADDDGYIDLQFKKSPPKVPYKAIALAVFLFLTGTLLIIFGALLLSGTIMVEHPDRTIPVIIIGVLVFLPGFYHLRIAYYAAKGYRGYSYDDIPDFDD, from the exons ATGAAGGCAACTAGAAGCAATATGTTGACTGCCGGAATATCTACCAACAAGGTCAAATATTCACGACTGGCAGCCGATGACGACGGTTACATAGACTTGCAG TTCAAGAAAAGTCCACCAAAGGTCCCGTACAAGGCGATTGCACTGGCAGTATTCCTGTTTCTCACTGGAACCTTACTCATAATCTTTGGGGCCCTTCTTCTGTCAGGAACGATAATGGTGGAG CATCCAGACCGCACCATTCCAGTCATCATCATAGGGGTGCTTGTGTTCCTTCCTGGATTTTACCATTTGAGAATCGCCTACTACGCCGCCAAGGGTTACCGGGGTTACTCCTACGACGACATCCCAGATTTCGACGACTGA